Proteins encoded within one genomic window of Humulus lupulus chromosome 1, drHumLupu1.1, whole genome shotgun sequence:
- the LOC133801483 gene encoding endoglucanase 25-like — MYGRDPWGGPLEINAADSATDDDRSRNLQDFDRAALSSRPLDETQQSWLLGPTGEQKKKKYVDLGCIIVSRKIFVWTVGTLLVSALLAGLITLIVKTVPRHKHSHAPPDNYTLALHKALMFFNAQRSGKLPKHNNVSWRGNSCTHDGKTGDSIMKDLSGGYYDAGDAIKFNFPMAFSMTMLSWSVIEYSGKYEAAGELNHVKEVIKWGTDYFLKTFNHTADSIDRLAAQVGSGDTSGGSTTPNDHYCWTRPEDIDYDRPVIDCSSCSDLAAEMAAALASASIVFKDNKAYSQKLVHGAKTLFRFSREQRGRYSPGGSEAATFYNSTGYWDEFLWGGAWLYYATGNNSYLQLATTPGLAKHAGAFWGGPDYGVLSWDNKLTGAQVLLSRLRLFLSPGYPYEEILRTFHNQTSIIMCSYLPIFTSFNRTRGGLIQLNHGRPQPLQYVVNAAFLATLFSDYLDAADTPGWYCGPDFYSTDVLRDFAKTQIDYVLGTNPRKMSYVVGFGNHYPKHVHHRGASIPKNKVKYNCKGGWKWRDSKKPNPNVINGAMVAGPDKHDGFRDVRSNYNYTEPTLAGNAGLVAALVALSGEKGSGIDKNTIFSAIPPMFPTPPPPPAPWKP; from the exons ATGTACGGTCGGGATCCATGGGGAGGTCCACTGGAGATCAATGCCGCTGATTCGGCTACCGACGATGACCGGAGCCGGAATCTCCAGGACTTTGATCGGGCGGCGTTGTCGTCTCGGCCTTTGGATGAGACCCAGCAGAGCTGGCTTTTGGGACCCACTGGGgagcagaagaagaagaagtatgTGGATCTGGGCTGCATCATTGTCAGCCGTAAGATCTTTGTTTGGACGGTTGGGACCTTGCTCGTCTCTGCTCTCCTCGCTGGTTTGATCACTCTCATCGTCAAGACTGTTCCTCGCCATAAACACTCCCATGCTCCTCCTGATAACTACACTCTCGCTCTTCACAAGGCCCTCATGTTCTTCAACGCCCAGCGAT CTGGGAAGCTTCCTAAACATAACAATGTCTCGTGGAGGGGTAACTCTTGCACGCACGATGGAAAAACTGGGGATTCGATAATGAAGGATTTGTCGGGTGGGTACTATGATGCTGGAGATGCGATCAAGTTCAACTTCCCAATGGCTTTTTCCATGACCATGTTGAGCTGGAGTGTCATTGAGTATAGTGGAAAGTATGAAGCTGCTGGGGAGCTCAACCACGTTAAGGAAGTAATTAAGTGGGGAACTGATTACTTTCTCAAGACATTCAATCACACCGCTGATTCCATTGACAGGCTTGCCGCACAG GTTGGTTCTGGGGATACTTCTGGAGGAAGTACCACTCCAAATGATCATTATTGCTGGACACGTCCTGAAGACATAGATTATGATCGACCTGTGATTGATTGTAGCAGTTGCTCAGATCTTGCTGCTGAAATGGCTGCTGCTTTAGCATCTGCTTCCATTGTTTTCAAAGACAACAAGGCATACTCACAGAAACTTGTCCATGGTGCCAAGACGCTCTTCAGGTTTTCAAGGGAACAGAGGGGAAGGTACAGTCCTGGTGGTTCAGAGGCTGCTACATTCTATAATTCCACTGGTTACTGGGATGAGTTCTTATGGGGTGGAGCTTGGTTGTACTATGCCACTGGAAACAACTCCTATCTTCAGCTTGCTACAACTCCTGGTCTTGCCAAACATGCTGGGGCCTTTTGGGGAGGTCCTGATTACGGTGTGTTGAGCTGGGACAACAAGCTTACCGGTGCTCAG GTGCTTTTGAGTCGTCTGAGATTATTCTTAAGCCCTGGGTATCCATATGAAGAGATTCTGAGGACATTCCACAATCAGACTAGCATAATCATGTGCTCATACCTGCCAAtcttcactagctttaacagaacAAGAG GAGGTTTGATACAGCTGAATCATGGAAGACCTCAGCCCCTTCAGTATGTAGTCAATGCAGCTTTTCTAGCTACCCTGTTCAGTGATTATCTTGATGCTGCAGATACACCTGGATGGTACTGTGGACCTGATTTCTATTCTACTGATGTTTTGCGTGACTTTGCTAAGACCCAG ATTGATTACGTCCTCGGTACAAATCCTCGGAAAATGAGTTATGTTGTTGGTTTTGGTAATCATTACCCGAAACATGTGCACCACAGAGGTGCTTCTATCCCAAAGAACAAAGTCAAGTATAACTGCAAAGGTGGCTGGAAATGGAGGGACTCTAAAAAGCCTAACCCTAATGTTATTAATGGAGCTATGGTTGCCGGGCCTGATAAACATGATGGTTTCCGTGATGTTCGTTCCAACTACAATTACACAGAACCGACTCTTGCAGGGAATGCAGGTCTAGTTGCTGCACTTGTTGCATTGTCGGGTGAAAAGGGTAGTGGGATTGATAAGAACACTATTTTCTCTGCTATTCCCCCAATGTTTCCAACTCCACCACCTCCTCCGGCACCTTGGAAACCATGA